One window of Haloarchaeobius salinus genomic DNA carries:
- a CDS encoding long-chain-fatty-acid--CoA ligase, with translation MHKPLLVTDFLDRARRHYADETAVVATTGERYTYAEFGERADRFSAFLQSVGVSEGDRVAVLDPNTHYHLEAAYGSMQVGAVHTPLNYRLTADDYAYILEDAGVTAIYADHEYAHRIEQIRDEVPTELFVTNDTDAVDGDWRSFDDELDAAGTDYDRAEMTEHDVVTINYTSGTTGDPKGVCRTHRAETIHSYLVTAHQDISDDDVYLWTLPMFHVNGWGHIYSITGNGGTHVCTRGVDAEAVFDAIQTEDVSYLCAAPTVLNMLMNHYDEHDGDVQTAGANPVRAATAGAAPPESTLRTVEDEFGWTLMHVYGATETGPLITTSHSPRHLAGKSDDERFDLMKRQGVGYLGTEVRVVDEDGKDVPRDGSTIGEIVVRGNQVMDRYWNKPEETETAFSERREGYYHMGDLATWDENGFVAIQDRKKDIIISGGENISTIELEDVLYDHPEISKAAVIPAPSEQWGETPKAFVVPTADATIDPDDVKAFVADRVANFKRITRVEFVEQLPETATGKVQKYELREREWEDEDSMVGQG, from the coding sequence ATGCACAAACCCCTGCTGGTGACCGACTTCCTCGACCGTGCACGCCGACACTACGCCGACGAGACGGCCGTCGTGGCGACGACGGGCGAACGCTACACCTACGCCGAGTTCGGCGAACGAGCCGACCGGTTCTCGGCGTTCCTCCAGTCCGTCGGCGTGTCGGAGGGTGACCGCGTCGCCGTCCTCGACCCCAACACGCACTACCACCTCGAAGCGGCCTACGGGTCGATGCAGGTCGGTGCGGTCCACACGCCGCTGAACTACCGGCTGACCGCCGACGACTACGCCTACATCCTCGAGGACGCCGGCGTGACGGCCATCTACGCCGACCACGAGTACGCCCACCGCATCGAGCAGATCCGCGACGAGGTGCCGACCGAGCTGTTCGTGACGAACGACACCGACGCGGTCGACGGCGACTGGCGCTCCTTCGACGACGAGCTCGACGCGGCGGGGACCGACTACGACCGCGCCGAGATGACCGAGCACGACGTGGTGACCATCAACTACACCTCCGGCACCACCGGCGACCCGAAGGGCGTCTGTCGGACACACCGCGCGGAGACAATCCACTCCTACCTCGTCACGGCCCACCAGGACATCTCGGACGACGACGTCTACCTCTGGACGCTGCCGATGTTCCACGTCAACGGCTGGGGCCACATCTACTCCATCACCGGCAACGGCGGGACCCACGTCTGCACGCGCGGCGTCGACGCCGAGGCGGTGTTCGACGCCATCCAGACCGAGGACGTGAGCTACCTCTGTGCCGCGCCGACGGTGCTCAACATGCTGATGAACCACTACGACGAGCACGACGGCGACGTCCAGACGGCGGGCGCGAACCCCGTCCGCGCCGCGACCGCTGGTGCAGCGCCGCCCGAATCGACCCTCCGGACCGTCGAGGACGAGTTCGGCTGGACGCTGATGCACGTCTACGGCGCGACCGAGACCGGCCCGCTCATCACCACCTCGCACTCGCCCCGGCACCTCGCCGGCAAGAGCGACGACGAACGGTTCGACCTGATGAAGCGGCAGGGCGTCGGCTACCTCGGCACCGAGGTCCGCGTCGTCGACGAGGACGGGAAGGACGTGCCCCGTGACGGGTCGACCATCGGCGAGATCGTCGTCCGCGGCAACCAGGTGATGGACCGCTACTGGAACAAGCCCGAGGAGACAGAGACGGCGTTCTCCGAGCGCCGTGAGGGCTACTACCACATGGGCGATCTCGCGACGTGGGACGAGAACGGCTTCGTCGCCATCCAGGACCGCAAGAAGGACATCATCATCTCCGGCGGCGAGAACATCTCGACCATCGAGCTGGAGGACGTGCTCTACGACCACCCCGAGATATCGAAGGCGGCGGTCATCCCCGCACCGAGCGAGCAGTGGGGCGAGACCCCGAAGGCGTTCGTCGTCCCGACCGCCGACGCCACCATCGACCCCGACGACGTGAAGGCGTTCGTCGCGGACCGCGTCGCGAACTTCAAGCGCATCACCCGCGTCGAGTTCGTCGAGCAGCTCCCCGAGACCGCGACCGGGAAGGTCCAGAAGTACGAGCTCCGCGAGCGGGAGTGGGAGGACGAGGACTCGATGGTCGGGCAGGGCTGA
- a CDS encoding alpha/beta fold hydrolase — protein sequence MLPTLATIGTAAGHPFVRVGAGPRSLLVVPGLNDPLHTVGDSWWYPRLMALYLRRYADTHTAYMVSRPHGLAPNTTVADLARGYGRVLDELDADSVDVLGLSMGGFVVQHLAAADDRVERAVLGLSAAWLSDAGAAVVRQWRDWAVARRWGRIYRDAFGILTAGTRARLLQAGVVVYDRVFEPVEPADFVVSADACLAFDGGDVCRRVGCPTLVVGADRDPFFDEADYRAAADALPNGRLAMLRGTGHEAVVEHPAAFDGTVQRFLERCGSAGS from the coding sequence GTGCTCCCCACCCTCGCCACCATCGGCACGGCGGCCGGCCACCCGTTCGTCCGGGTCGGTGCCGGGCCACGCAGCCTGCTCGTCGTCCCCGGTCTGAACGATCCCCTCCACACGGTCGGGGACTCGTGGTGGTACCCGCGGCTGATGGCGCTGTACCTCCGGCGCTACGCTGACACGCACACCGCCTACATGGTGAGCCGACCGCACGGGCTCGCCCCGAACACGACAGTAGCCGACCTCGCCCGCGGCTACGGACGCGTGCTCGACGAACTCGACGCGGACTCGGTCGACGTGCTCGGGCTCTCCATGGGAGGGTTCGTCGTCCAGCACCTCGCCGCCGCGGACGACCGGGTCGAGCGCGCGGTGCTGGGGCTGTCGGCCGCGTGGCTGAGCGACGCTGGGGCCGCGGTCGTCCGGCAGTGGCGCGACTGGGCAGTCGCGCGACGCTGGGGCCGCATCTACCGCGACGCGTTCGGCATCCTCACCGCCGGGACCCGGGCTCGGCTCCTCCAGGCCGGCGTCGTCGTCTACGACCGGGTGTTCGAACCCGTCGAACCGGCCGACTTCGTCGTCTCCGCCGACGCATGCCTCGCCTTCGACGGTGGCGACGTCTGCAGGCGTGTCGGCTGTCCGACCCTCGTCGTCGGCGCGGACCGCGACCCCTTCTTCGACGAGGCCGACTACCGGGCGGCCGCCGACGCGCTGCCGAACGGCCGGTTGGCGATGCTCCGCGGGACCGGCCACGAGGCGGTCGTCGAGCATCCAGCGGCCTTCGACGGCACCGTGCAGCGGTTCCTCGAACGATGCGGCTCCGCAGGCAGCTAG
- a CDS encoding enoyl-CoA hydratase/isomerase family protein, protein MRVEDDDGVRTITFDRPNVMNAMNLQVARDLADAVAEADPVEHDAIVLTGDDPAFSAGGDIQAMKEREEGPREAYERVADTFNRAATELLNTDVPVVAKINGDCVGAGLAIVAASDLAYTVPDATFSCAFIRVGLVPDTGATFTLPRLVGLRTAKRLTMTGEFFDGEEAAEMGLVNEAVPEDELDETVDEMVGKLSRRPTRTVGMTKQAIHENLDNDWRKALDYENMLQVQAYMSEEHEEGVDAFLEGRNPDWD, encoded by the coding sequence ATGCGAGTCGAGGACGACGACGGCGTACGGACGATAACGTTCGACCGGCCGAACGTCATGAACGCGATGAACCTGCAGGTCGCGCGGGACCTCGCCGACGCGGTCGCCGAGGCCGACCCGGTCGAGCACGACGCCATCGTGCTGACCGGCGACGACCCCGCGTTCTCCGCCGGCGGCGACATCCAGGCGATGAAGGAGCGCGAGGAGGGCCCGCGCGAGGCCTACGAGCGCGTCGCGGACACGTTCAACCGGGCGGCGACGGAACTCCTGAACACCGATGTCCCCGTCGTGGCGAAGATCAACGGCGACTGCGTCGGCGCTGGGCTCGCCATCGTCGCCGCGTCTGACCTGGCGTACACGGTCCCCGACGCGACGTTCTCCTGTGCGTTCATCCGCGTCGGACTGGTGCCCGACACCGGCGCGACGTTCACCCTGCCGCGGCTGGTCGGGCTCCGCACCGCGAAGCGCCTCACCATGACCGGGGAGTTCTTCGACGGCGAGGAAGCGGCGGAGATGGGCCTCGTCAACGAGGCCGTCCCCGAGGACGAGCTGGACGAGACGGTCGACGAGATGGTCGGCAAGCTCTCGCGTCGCCCCACCCGGACGGTCGGGATGACCAAGCAGGCCATCCACGAGAACCTCGACAACGACTGGCGGAAGGCGCTCGACTACGAGAACATGCTGCAGGTGCAGGCGTACATGTCCGAGGAGCACGAGGAGGGGGTCGACGCGTTCCTCGAGGGACGGAACCCCGACTGGGACTAG
- a CDS encoding tyrosine--tRNA ligase — protein sequence MDTYELMTRNTDEVITESEVRALADDPDGKRVYVGYEPSGVLHVGHLLTANKLIDLQEAGMDVVVLLADVHAYLNGKGTFEEIRETAERMRAQFLAYGLDEEQTEFVYGSSYQMDEDYVLDLHELELETSLNRAQRAMAELQGGETAKVSHVVYPLMQALDIEYLDLDLAIGGMDQRKVHMLHREELPSLGYEARPCLHTPILADLTTGVGKMSSSGGVTISMEDSAEELQEKVNKAYCPPTADPEPDDDGNDRHNPVLELFHYHVFPRFDSVTVERPEKYGGDLVYDSYDDLEADLESGELHPQDAKNTLASYLDELVEPGRAKLQELRAN from the coding sequence ATGGACACGTACGAGTTGATGACCCGGAACACCGACGAGGTCATCACCGAGTCCGAGGTGCGCGCACTGGCCGACGACCCCGACGGGAAGCGGGTGTACGTCGGCTACGAGCCCTCGGGCGTCCTCCACGTCGGCCACCTCCTGACGGCGAACAAGCTCATCGACCTGCAGGAGGCCGGGATGGACGTGGTCGTCCTGCTGGCGGACGTCCACGCCTACCTCAACGGGAAGGGCACGTTCGAGGAGATCCGAGAGACGGCAGAGCGGATGCGCGCGCAGTTCCTCGCGTACGGGCTCGACGAGGAGCAGACGGAGTTCGTCTACGGCAGCAGCTACCAGATGGACGAGGACTACGTGCTCGACCTGCACGAGCTCGAACTGGAGACGAGCCTGAACCGCGCCCAGCGCGCGATGGCGGAGCTCCAGGGCGGCGAGACCGCGAAGGTCAGCCACGTCGTCTACCCGCTGATGCAGGCGCTCGACATCGAGTACCTCGACCTCGACCTCGCCATCGGCGGCATGGACCAGCGGAAGGTCCACATGCTCCACCGCGAGGAGCTGCCGTCGCTGGGCTACGAGGCCCGTCCCTGCCTGCACACGCCCATCCTCGCCGACCTGACGACCGGCGTCGGCAAGATGTCCTCCAGCGGGGGGGTCACCATCTCCATGGAGGACTCCGCCGAGGAGCTCCAGGAGAAGGTGAACAAGGCGTACTGCCCGCCGACGGCCGACCCCGAGCCAGACGACGACGGCAACGACCGGCACAACCCCGTGCTGGAGCTGTTCCACTACCACGTCTTCCCGCGGTTCGACTCCGTGACGGTCGAGCGCCCGGAGAAGTACGGCGGCGACCTCGTCTACGACTCGTACGACGACCTCGAGGCGGACCTCGAGTCCGGCGAGCTCCACCCGCAGGACGCGAAGAACACGCTCGCGAGCTACCTCGACGAGCTCGTCGAGCCGGGCCGGGCGAAGCTGCAGGAGCTCCGCGCGAACTGA
- a CDS encoding biotin--[acetyl-CoA-carboxylase] ligase, which translates to MNETRRRVLAALADGPVSGPELADELGVSRAAVWKHVEAIRGAGFGVESGDDGYRLTAVPEYGGLAIAHGLDAPYEIEYHDSLGSTNDSARELADEGASDVVVVADEQTGGRGRLDREWAAPPGGVYASILTRPTVPPSQVPLATLAAAVAVTRAAREAGVDARIKWPNDVLAPVDDVAGDGPEYRKLAGILTEMEGEADRVSWLVVGIGVNANVAAGDLPPTATSLREQLGEGVDRQVFLQRVLEAYNELGTDPDTVLPAWREHALTLGQRVRVETPSGEVVGEAVDVASPGALLVETDDGVVRVSAGDCEHLRPVDAS; encoded by the coding sequence ATGAACGAGACACGACGGCGCGTCCTCGCGGCGCTCGCTGACGGCCCGGTGAGCGGCCCCGAGCTCGCCGACGAGCTCGGCGTCTCCAGGGCCGCCGTCTGGAAGCACGTCGAGGCCATCCGGGGGGCCGGCTTCGGCGTCGAGAGCGGCGACGACGGCTACCGACTCACCGCGGTTCCGGAGTACGGCGGGCTCGCCATCGCCCACGGGCTCGACGCTCCGTACGAGATCGAGTACCACGACTCGCTGGGGTCGACGAACGACAGCGCCCGCGAACTCGCCGACGAGGGGGCGAGCGACGTGGTCGTCGTCGCCGACGAGCAGACCGGCGGTCGCGGCCGTCTCGACCGCGAGTGGGCTGCCCCGCCGGGCGGCGTCTACGCCTCCATCCTCACCCGGCCGACGGTGCCGCCGTCACAGGTGCCGCTGGCAACGCTCGCGGCTGCGGTCGCGGTCACGCGCGCCGCCCGCGAGGCCGGCGTCGACGCCCGCATCAAGTGGCCGAACGACGTGCTCGCGCCGGTCGACGACGTCGCTGGCGACGGCCCCGAGTACCGCAAGCTCGCTGGCATCCTCACCGAGATGGAGGGCGAGGCCGACCGCGTCTCCTGGCTGGTCGTCGGAATCGGCGTCAACGCGAACGTTGCGGCCGGCGACCTGCCGCCGACGGCGACGAGCCTCCGAGAGCAACTCGGCGAGGGCGTCGATCGCCAGGTGTTCCTCCAGCGCGTGCTGGAGGCGTACAACGAGCTCGGCACCGACCCCGACACCGTCCTCCCGGCGTGGCGCGAGCACGCGCTCACCCTCGGACAGCGCGTCCGTGTCGAGACACCCTCCGGCGAGGTCGTCGGCGAGGCGGTCGACGTGGCGTCGCCCGGCGCGCTCCTCGTCGAGACGGACGACGGCGTCGTCCGGGTGAGTGCGGGCGACTGCGAGCATCTCCGGCCGGTCGACGCGTCGTAG
- a CDS encoding universal stress protein: MYDRILVPTDGSEEGERAVRHAIDLAVAHDATIHAIYVVDSASYGGVPMETAWEGLHEMLEREGETALDRVVELAEESGVPAETALLEGTPAKQVVRYAETEDCDLVVMGTHGRGGIDRLLLGSVAERVVRSSEVPVLTVQVSG, encoded by the coding sequence ATGTACGACCGGATACTGGTGCCGACCGATGGCTCGGAGGAGGGCGAGCGGGCGGTCCGCCACGCCATCGACCTCGCGGTCGCTCACGACGCGACCATCCACGCCATCTACGTCGTCGACTCGGCCAGCTACGGCGGCGTCCCCATGGAGACCGCGTGGGAGGGGCTGCACGAGATGCTCGAACGCGAGGGCGAGACGGCCCTCGACCGTGTCGTCGAGCTCGCCGAGGAGTCGGGGGTGCCCGCCGAGACTGCACTGCTCGAGGGGACACCGGCGAAGCAGGTCGTCAGGTACGCGGAGACGGAGGACTGCGACCTCGTCGTAATGGGGACCCACGGTCGCGGCGGTATCGACCGGCTGCTGCTGGGGAGCGTGGCGGAGCGCGTCGTCAGGTCCTCGGAGGTCCCGGTCCTGACGGTGCAGGTTTCGGGATGA
- a CDS encoding amidohydrolase family protein — translation MTGDGGVQSAADDQRLVEGTVLRGREFEPVEGRVVVEDGEIVAIEEESVESDAIVLPAFVNAHTHIGDSIAKEAGGGLSLEELVAPPNGLKHRLLRQASTEEKIAAMHRSLEFMAEAGTAAHIEFREGDVDGVKEIRAAGENVPVESVVLGRGSTDAMHAADGYGASGTNDADFERERAATAREGKLFGIHAGEVDSSDIDGAMDLDPEFLVHMVHPEPWHLDRLADAATPVAVCPRSNLVTDVGLPPVSELLERTSVALGTDNVFLNSPSMFREMEFAAKLFDVSATEVLRMATVAGADIANLNCGLVAPGRDAKLLVLDGDSHNLTGANDVVRAVVRRAGVSDVRDVVR, via the coding sequence ATGACAGGCGACGGTGGGGTGCAGTCGGCGGCCGACGACCAGCGCCTCGTCGAGGGGACCGTTCTCCGCGGACGCGAGTTCGAGCCCGTCGAGGGCCGCGTCGTCGTCGAGGACGGCGAGATCGTCGCTATCGAGGAGGAGTCGGTCGAGAGCGACGCCATCGTCCTTCCCGCGTTCGTCAACGCCCACACGCACATCGGCGACTCCATCGCGAAGGAGGCCGGCGGCGGGCTCTCCCTCGAAGAACTGGTCGCCCCGCCGAACGGGCTGAAACATCGGCTCCTGCGACAGGCGAGCACCGAGGAGAAGATAGCCGCGATGCACCGGTCGCTCGAGTTCATGGCCGAGGCCGGCACCGCCGCACACATCGAGTTCCGCGAGGGCGACGTCGACGGCGTGAAGGAGATCCGTGCCGCCGGCGAGAACGTCCCCGTCGAGTCGGTGGTGCTCGGCCGGGGAAGCACGGACGCCATGCACGCGGCCGACGGCTACGGCGCGTCGGGGACGAACGACGCCGACTTCGAACGGGAGCGCGCGGCGACCGCCCGCGAGGGCAAGCTGTTCGGCATCCACGCCGGCGAGGTCGACAGCTCGGACATCGACGGCGCGATGGACCTCGATCCGGAGTTCCTCGTCCACATGGTCCACCCCGAACCGTGGCACCTCGACCGGCTCGCGGACGCGGCGACGCCGGTGGCCGTCTGTCCGCGGTCGAACCTCGTCACGGACGTGGGGCTCCCGCCGGTGTCGGAGCTGCTGGAACGGACCTCGGTCGCGCTCGGCACCGACAACGTGTTCCTGAACTCGCCGTCGATGTTCCGCGAGATGGAGTTCGCGGCCAAGCTGTTCGACGTCTCCGCGACAGAGGTGCTCCGGATGGCGACCGTCGCGGGGGCGGACATCGCGAACCTGAACTGCGGGCTCGTCGCGCCCGGGCGGGACGCCAAGCTGTTGGTCCTCGACGGCGACTCCCACAATCTCACGGGAGCGAATGACGTGGTTCGGGCTGTCGTCCGTCGCGCTGGCGTGAGTGACGTCCGCGACGTCGTCCGGTAG
- a CDS encoding HD domain-containing protein — protein MKTIKDSVHDHIEVEGVARALLDTPEMQRLRHIKQLGTASLVYPSANHTRFEHSLGVYHNACEALDHLNVEGPRAEKVKAAALLHDVGHGPFSHNLEPLTHRRTGKYHDDVHELFERGDVATVLRAHDIAPREVADLVAGDGRFGQLVSGELDVDRMDYLVRDAHHTGVPYGTIDHARLVRELTFQDGELVLAEGNVQTAESLLVARALMTPTVYDHHVTRISKAMLRRAGERLLDSTTYDAEALRRMDDPGFLVALRNAAETAEVARRFDERDLYKRAVWAERADVPEDVLDIEHEDVRGYELEIAERAGVDPERVVLDVPGEPSMDESSTRVLVGGEARRLDEQSPLVEALQSAQLAQWRLGVYSPADVTDQVGTAAVRVLGLDIDGALVTEVRGLQGTLDQYGQ, from the coding sequence ATGAAGACCATCAAGGACAGCGTCCACGACCACATCGAGGTCGAGGGCGTGGCTCGGGCGCTGCTGGACACACCCGAGATGCAGCGACTCCGGCACATCAAACAGCTGGGGACCGCCTCGCTCGTCTACCCGTCGGCGAACCACACCCGGTTCGAGCACTCGCTGGGGGTCTACCACAACGCCTGCGAGGCGCTCGACCACCTCAACGTGGAGGGACCCCGGGCGGAGAAGGTGAAGGCGGCGGCGCTGCTCCACGACGTCGGCCACGGTCCGTTCAGTCACAACCTCGAACCGCTCACGCACCGTCGAACGGGGAAGTACCACGACGACGTCCACGAGCTGTTCGAGCGCGGCGACGTGGCGACGGTCCTGCGGGCCCACGACATCGCGCCCCGCGAGGTGGCCGACCTCGTCGCCGGCGACGGCCGGTTCGGCCAGCTCGTCTCCGGCGAGCTCGACGTCGACCGGATGGACTACCTCGTCCGTGACGCCCACCACACCGGCGTCCCCTACGGCACCATCGACCACGCCCGGCTCGTCCGCGAGCTCACGTTCCAGGACGGCGAGCTGGTCCTCGCGGAGGGCAACGTCCAGACCGCGGAGAGCCTCCTGGTCGCCCGGGCGCTGATGACGCCGACCGTCTACGACCATCACGTCACCCGCATCTCGAAGGCGATGCTCCGCCGGGCGGGCGAGCGCCTCCTCGATTCGACCACCTACGACGCCGAGGCTCTCCGTCGGATGGACGACCCCGGCTTCCTCGTCGCGCTCAGGAACGCCGCGGAGACGGCCGAGGTGGCCCGTCGGTTCGACGAGCGCGACCTCTACAAACGGGCGGTCTGGGCGGAACGTGCGGACGTTCCCGAGGACGTCCTCGATATCGAGCACGAGGACGTGCGGGGGTACGAGCTCGAGATCGCCGAGCGGGCGGGGGTCGACCCCGAACGGGTGGTGCTGGACGTCCCCGGGGAGCCCTCGATGGACGAGTCCTCGACGCGCGTGCTCGTCGGCGGCGAGGCCCGTCGGCTCGACGAGCAGTCGCCGCTGGTCGAGGCGCTCCAGTCCGCCCAGCTCGCGCAGTGGCGACTCGGGGTCTACTCCCCCGCGGACGTGACCGACCAGGTCGGCACCGCGGCGGTGCGCGTGCTCGGCCTCGACATCGACGGCGCGCTCGTCACCGAGGTCAGGGGGCTGCAGGGGACCCTCGACCAGTACGGGCAATGA
- a CDS encoding DUF555 domain-containing protein, which translates to MSNYLVVMEAAWLVRDVTDINDAIGVAVSEAGKRLNEQGKDFVEVNVGLTDCPACGEPFESSYIAADTALVGLMLEMEVFNADSDEHANRIAKSEVGGALRDVPLKVVETIERESDEDE; encoded by the coding sequence ATGAGCAACTATCTCGTTGTGATGGAAGCCGCGTGGTTGGTCCGCGACGTCACCGATATCAACGACGCCATCGGCGTCGCCGTGAGCGAGGCGGGCAAGCGACTGAACGAGCAGGGGAAGGACTTCGTCGAGGTCAACGTCGGCCTCACCGACTGTCCGGCGTGTGGCGAGCCGTTCGAGTCCTCCTACATCGCCGCCGACACCGCGCTCGTCGGCCTGATGCTGGAGATGGAGGTGTTCAACGCCGACAGCGACGAGCACGCGAACCGCATCGCGAAGAGCGAGGTCGGTGGTGCCCTCCGCGACGTGCCGCTCAAGGTCGTCGAGACCATCGAACGCGAGAGCGACGAGGACGAGTGA
- a CDS encoding CBS domain-containing protein has protein sequence MELPTPADLRERRTELGLTQSELADAADVSQPLIARIEGGDVDPRLSTLRRIVEALDEAEGEIVRAGDLMHEDVISVAPDDTVSDAVRTMEREAYSQLAVIKDGIPVGSISQSDLVHVGEAARDEPVREHMSESFPTVSEDATLEEVSNLLDHYKAVMVTEGGETLGIITEADIAARLS, from the coding sequence ATGGAACTCCCGACTCCGGCGGACCTGCGCGAGCGCCGCACGGAACTGGGGCTCACCCAGAGCGAGCTCGCCGACGCCGCCGACGTCTCACAGCCGCTCATCGCCCGCATCGAGGGCGGTGACGTCGACCCCCGCCTCTCGACCCTGCGCCGCATCGTTGAGGCGCTGGACGAGGCCGAGGGCGAGATCGTCCGCGCCGGCGACCTGATGCACGAGGACGTCATCAGCGTCGCCCCCGACGACACCGTCAGCGACGCCGTCCGCACGATGGAGCGCGAGGCGTACTCCCAGCTGGCGGTCATCAAGGACGGCATCCCCGTCGGCAGCATCAGCCAGTCCGACCTCGTCCACGTCGGCGAGGCTGCGCGCGACGAACCCGTGCGCGAGCACATGAGCGAGTCGTTCCCGACCGTCTCCGAGGACGCGACGCTGGAGGAGGTAAGCAACCTGCTCGACCACTACAAGGCCGTCATGGTCACCGAGGGCGGCGAGACGCTCGGCATCATCACCGAGGCGGACATCGCGGCACGGCTGAGTTGA
- the purM gene encoding phosphoribosylformylglycinamidine cyclo-ligase: MTEDEELTYADAGVDIEESEAATAALLNAVGNVVDTEYAGMLDIGDQYLALATDGVGTKLLVAEALGDYSTVGIDCMAMNANDLVAAGVTPVAFVDYLAVDEPSETFAEQVGEGLAEAAERANVALLGGETAVMPDVVSGLDLAGTCAGLAPKDTVFDGEARAGDRLVAWPSSGIHSNGLTLARTAVTREHEYTDPFPPEPEQSIGEALLEPTRIYTDLLEPMREHDVRAAAHVTGGGWTNLSRMGAFEYRVEDPFPAQPIFGFVQDLGNVSPEEMYRTFNMGTGFVAAVPAAQADDLAAATEDGRVIGEVAEGDSVEVRGLSLS, from the coding sequence ATGACCGAGGACGAGGAGCTCACGTACGCGGACGCGGGGGTCGACATCGAGGAGAGCGAGGCGGCGACGGCGGCGCTGCTGAACGCCGTCGGCAACGTCGTCGACACGGAGTACGCGGGGATGCTCGACATCGGCGACCAGTACCTCGCGCTGGCGACCGACGGCGTCGGCACGAAGCTGCTCGTGGCGGAGGCACTCGGCGACTACTCCACCGTCGGCATCGACTGCATGGCGATGAACGCGAACGACCTCGTCGCCGCGGGCGTGACCCCCGTCGCGTTCGTCGACTACCTCGCCGTCGACGAGCCCTCCGAGACGTTCGCGGAGCAGGTCGGCGAGGGACTCGCGGAGGCCGCCGAGCGTGCGAACGTCGCCCTGCTCGGCGGCGAGACCGCCGTCATGCCCGACGTCGTCTCCGGGCTGGACCTCGCGGGCACCTGCGCCGGGCTCGCACCGAAGGACACCGTGTTCGACGGCGAGGCCCGGGCGGGGGACAGGCTGGTCGCGTGGCCCTCCTCGGGCATCCACTCGAACGGACTCACGCTCGCCCGGACCGCGGTGACCCGCGAGCACGAGTACACCGACCCGTTCCCGCCCGAACCGGAGCAGAGCATCGGCGAGGCGCTGCTCGAACCGACGCGAATCTACACCGACCTGCTCGAGCCGATGCGCGAGCACGACGTGCGCGCTGCGGCCCACGTCACCGGCGGCGGCTGGACGAACCTCTCGCGGATGGGTGCGTTCGAGTACCGGGTCGAGGATCCGTTCCCGGCACAGCCGATATTCGGCTTCGTGCAGGACCTCGGCAACGTCTCGCCGGAGGAGATGTACCGCACGTTCAACATGGGGACCGGCTTCGTCGCGGCGGTCCCGGCGGCGCAGGCCGACGACCTCGCGGCCGCCACCGAGGACGGCCGGGTCATCGGCGAGGTCGCCGAGGGCGACTCGGTCGAGGTCCGTGGGCTCTCGCTGTCGTAG